The sequence CTTTCCTCCCAGAAAGGTCTTTTTTTCCTGTAGTGAGGAGCTCAAGGGAGCTTGTCTTCCTGATTGATGACAACAAGGAGCCATGTTCTTAAGGCCATGGGCATGAGTGATGATGAAGCCAATGCCTGCCTGAGATTCAGCTGGTGTCATCTGACTCCTGATGTGGACTGGGATAAAGTGGTTGATAAATTGAAGGTTGCCTGCGATACTTAAATATTATGGAAATCGTAGATAAATTTAAGCATATTACCGTGTGGAAACGTGGCGGCAAAAGAGCCCCTCATAAGCCACTTCTTGTACTTTATGCCATTGGTTGTCTGCTGAGGAATCAAACAAGACTTATTTCCTATGAGGAAATTGAAAAAAGGCTGAAGGACTTGCTCATGGCTTTCGGTCCGGCCAGTGTATCTTTAAGGACAGAGTATCCCTTCTGGAGATTGCAGAATGATAATTTGTGGAAGGTTGAAAACTCTGAGATGTTCAGGCTTACCTCCAGCGGTGATCCTCTTAGATCTGAGTTGATCAATTTGAGAGCTTATGGTGGCTTCAAAAGCGATGTGTTTGATAATTTGAAAAAATCTACTCAAACCCTTAAGCAGGTCATTGAAAAAATTCTTTACGATAACTTTCCGGAATCTATCCAAGAAGACATTCTGCAGGCTGTGGGGATTGATCTCGAGGACCTGGTGACAAAGGCCAGAAGGAATCCTTTGTTTCGCAGCAAAATACTCCGGGCCTATGAAAACCGTTGTGCCGTCTGTGGTTTTGATGTTCGCCTTGATTATTATCCCATTGCCTTAGAAGCAGCTCATATCAAATGGCATCAGGCGGGCGGTCCGGATGAAGAGCGTAATGGTATTGCCCTTTGTACTATGCACCATAAGCTTTTTGACAGGGGTGCTTTTACTTTGTCAGGTGATATGGAGATTCTGGTCTCAGATAGAGCCAATGGCACTTGTGGCTTCAATGAATGGCTAATGAATTTTCATGGCAAAAAGATTCAGCATCCCCAGAGAATCACATATCTGCCGCACCAGGAATTTGTGGCCTGGCATGTTAAGCAGGTTTTCCAGGGTGATTATAGGGCGATAGGGGCATCGATAACTATTTGATTTTCTGGCTAAATAAATGTATCTTAATAATCCTGTAGGCTATCAAAATCATAGATCAATTCAATATAGATCCCGCCAGCGTCTCTGAGACCAGCAATTTGTTATTATTTAGAACTGAAGTTCCCCCCAACCACTCAACCCCAGAATCCTTATACTCCGAATACGCCCGATATCTCCCCTCCATCACAACCTCGCCTCCGGCAACAATTCCATAATCATGCCGTCGCTGTTTGGAAATTGTCCATTTTTGGCTTGTATGCTTTAACTTCCTTTTCTATTTCCGCTCCATGCTTTTCCTGGGCTATTTTCATGTTAAACCTTAATTGTAAATTTAACCAAAATTCAGGTTCAATGCCAAAAAACTTTCCTAATCTTAAAGCAGTGTCTGCTGTAATTTCTCGCTTTCCATTTATTATTTGATTTATCCTATTGGCTGGCACATTTATAGCTTTGGCTAATTGATTTTGAGAAATTTCCATTGGGAGTAGAAATTCTTCAAGAAGCACATCTCCAGGGGTGATAGGAGTTAATTTTTTATTCATAAATCTATCTCCTTTTAATGATAGTCTATAATTTCAACATTGTAAGAGTTATTGTCTTGCCATTTAAAACATATACGCCATTGACTGTTAATGCGGATGCTATATTGTCCTTTTCTATTTCCTTTCAAGGCTTCCAGTCTGTTTCCCGGAGGAATTTTTAAGGTATCCAGTGAAACAGCAGCATTCAGGACTTCCAACTTGATACGGGCTTGCCTGGATATTGCCCGAAATTTTTTGACATCCAGATCATTAAACAACTTTTCAGTATCCTTACACGTGAATGATTTAATCATGTCCTACATTTATGACGTAAAGCGTACAACGTCAATAGAAGATATGTAACCAGAATATAAAGCCATCAAGACCTCGCCTCCCGCAACAATTCCATTATTTTCAGCCCATAATATTCTCCAATAAATACTAAAATAAAGAAAAAATCGCAATACGAATGATAATGCCAAAAAAAAGCCCGGGGAATTCCCAGGCTGATTAATCCCTTCAAGTCGGGTGTCATATGCTGATCTTGAAGGGAAAAACGTTTGCTACATAATAACGAAACTGGGGACAGGTTCTTTGAGTTGCATTATGGGATATGTTTTTAGATCTAAACCTTAATATGGACTTGCTTACTCTCCCAAAAAGAATTAAGAAATTAATGCATGAGCAAGAAAGTACCAAAGGCACACGACAGCTTTGTAAAGAACATCCTGGGCCGGGAGGTCTATGCCAGGGATTTTATCCGCTATTATCTTCCAGAAAAGATAACATCACAGCTGGACCTGGATACGCTGGAAGTGTCCTCCAAAT comes from Desulfonatronovibrio magnus and encodes:
- a CDS encoding phosphorothioated DNA-binding restriction endonuclease, coding for MEIVDKFKHITVWKRGGKRAPHKPLLVLYAIGCLLRNQTRLISYEEIEKRLKDLLMAFGPASVSLRTEYPFWRLQNDNLWKVENSEMFRLTSSGDPLRSELINLRAYGGFKSDVFDNLKKSTQTLKQVIEKILYDNFPESIQEDILQAVGIDLEDLVTKARRNPLFRSKILRAYENRCAVCGFDVRLDYYPIALEAAHIKWHQAGGPDEERNGIALCTMHHKLFDRGAFTLSGDMEILVSDRANGTCGFNEWLMNFHGKKIQHPQRITYLPHQEFVAWHVKQVFQGDYRAIGASITI
- a CDS encoding HigA family addiction module antitoxin; translated protein: MNKKLTPITPGDVLLEEFLLPMEISQNQLAKAINVPANRINQIINGKREITADTALRLGKFFGIEPEFWLNLQLRFNMKIAQEKHGAEIEKEVKAYKPKMDNFQTATA
- a CDS encoding type II toxin-antitoxin system RelE/ParE family toxin; this translates as MIKSFTCKDTEKLFNDLDVKKFRAISRQARIKLEVLNAAVSLDTLKIPPGNRLEALKGNRKGQYSIRINSQWRICFKWQDNNSYNVEIIDYH
- a CDS encoding Rpn family recombination-promoting nuclease/putative transposase: MSKKVPKAHDSFVKNILGREVYARDFIRYYLPEKITSQLDLDTLEVSSKSFVSDELKENLTDLVMSLQFKNRDLAEIYMLIEHKSNLFHLTKL